One Vibrio gazogenes genomic region harbors:
- a CDS encoding AMP-binding protein, with the protein MSGTILSALFSHASQCPDAIAFIGQNSLGEPETLTFQQLSEQVCHYAGVFSELQSHCIAIYAENSLSWLIADLAAMYAQIPCVPLPKFFSSAQIEHVLSLTGTDTLIYDQPLQGFESCGELQECAIGRRSEFNHAFGHSHCVHGGILPGTVKITFTSGSTGQPKGVCLSQQNLDQVTSSLAQEMVKQSDLEKHLVMLPLSTLLENITGVYVPLVLGLTSVVLNGESVGLQGSSQFTPEQFAGALIKYQPNSLVLTPALLHALIAVTRHLPQLAASLRFVAVGGARVTPQTLVEAHRLGLPVYEGYGLSECGSVVSLNTPDANSPGTAGKILPHAEVRITDDGEILVRGAVALGYINQPLASEWVETGDLGHVNEQGFLSVQGRKKNQIITGFGRNISPEWIESESQQWDVLRSLIVVGEAKDRLMGVVLSQDVEKVTAAIVALNRQLPDYAHVCQVLLVLSPQEYRALLTANGRPKRHLVEEQVNLWCNDIASFENVIKRIDL; encoded by the coding sequence ATGAGTGGAACCATCTTATCTGCATTATTTTCCCATGCGAGTCAGTGTCCGGATGCCATTGCATTTATCGGTCAGAATTCGCTTGGTGAACCGGAAACACTGACGTTTCAGCAATTGTCTGAGCAAGTCTGTCATTATGCTGGTGTATTCAGCGAATTACAGTCACATTGCATCGCTATCTATGCAGAGAACAGTTTGTCCTGGCTGATTGCCGATTTAGCTGCAATGTATGCACAGATTCCTTGTGTGCCGCTGCCTAAATTCTTTAGTTCTGCCCAGATTGAACACGTCCTTTCTCTTACGGGGACAGACACGCTTATTTATGATCAGCCTTTGCAAGGATTTGAGTCTTGCGGTGAGCTGCAAGAGTGCGCCATTGGGCGGCGATCAGAATTCAACCATGCGTTTGGACATTCTCATTGTGTCCATGGGGGAATTCTTCCGGGGACAGTCAAAATTACGTTTACCTCTGGTTCTACCGGGCAGCCTAAGGGTGTGTGTTTGAGCCAGCAGAACCTCGATCAGGTGACTTCGAGCTTGGCGCAGGAGATGGTCAAACAAAGTGATTTAGAGAAACATTTGGTGATGTTGCCATTATCCACATTGCTGGAAAATATCACTGGCGTGTATGTCCCCTTAGTGCTTGGTTTGACATCGGTGGTATTGAATGGCGAATCTGTCGGGCTGCAGGGTTCTAGCCAGTTTACTCCGGAGCAATTTGCAGGTGCATTAATAAAATACCAGCCCAACTCGCTGGTACTAACACCGGCGCTATTACACGCGTTGATCGCTGTGACCCGTCATCTTCCCCAACTTGCTGCATCGCTTCGGTTTGTCGCTGTCGGTGGTGCCAGAGTTACACCACAAACATTGGTTGAAGCCCATCGTTTAGGGTTGCCAGTGTATGAAGGATACGGGTTATCTGAATGTGGTTCGGTGGTTAGTCTGAATACACCTGATGCCAATAGCCCCGGCACCGCAGGAAAAATTTTGCCCCATGCTGAAGTACGGATTACAGATGATGGTGAGATTCTCGTCAGAGGTGCTGTTGCACTTGGGTATATTAATCAGCCTTTGGCTTCAGAATGGGTTGAGACCGGTGATCTGGGCCATGTTAATGAGCAGGGCTTTTTATCGGTTCAGGGGAGAAAGAAAAATCAGATTATTACTGGATTTGGCCGCAATATTTCTCCCGAATGGATTGAGTCGGAAAGTCAACAATGGGATGTCCTGCGAAGTCTAATTGTTGTCGGTGAAGCCAAGGACCGACTCATGGGAGTTGTTTTGTCTCAGGATGTGGAAAAAGTGACGGCTGCAATTGTCGCGTTGAATCGTCAGTTGCCGGATTATGCACATGTTTGTCAGGTGCTATTGGTTTTATCACCGCAAGAATACCGAGCATTACTGACGGCAAATGGACGCCCTAAACGGCATCTGGTTGAAGAACAGGTTAACTTGTGGTGCAACGATATTGCGTCTTTTGAGAACGTGATAAAGCGAATTGATCTTTAG
- a CDS encoding DUF3299 domain-containing protein, whose translation MERNTVWFLFVLMGLGLLSDSVSAQARQQSVMTLSWEDLIPEGEQHPDPPVRATPIDHDNDTPPQLKIGGVRHDLDGKIVRIPGFVIPLEGDDKTVTEFLLVPFLGACIHVPPPPPNQIIYVKFEHGAPIRQLWDIVYVVGQLKTETMNLDLGETGYVLYGQDLDDYESDDRG comes from the coding sequence ATTGAAAGAAATACGGTTTGGTTTTTATTTGTCTTGATGGGGTTAGGTTTATTGTCTGATAGTGTCAGTGCGCAGGCTCGGCAACAGTCAGTTATGACATTATCATGGGAAGACTTGATTCCCGAGGGGGAACAGCATCCTGATCCTCCCGTCCGCGCGACACCCATTGACCATGATAATGATACCCCGCCACAGTTGAAGATTGGTGGTGTTCGGCACGACTTGGATGGAAAAATAGTGAGAATCCCGGGATTTGTCATTCCACTGGAGGGAGACGATAAAACAGTGACCGAGTTTCTGTTGGTACCATTTCTTGGTGCATGTATTCATGTGCCGCCACCGCCTCCGAATCAGATTATTTATGTCAAATTTGAGCATGGGGCGCCGATCCGGCAGTTATGGGACATTGTTTATGTTGTCGGTCAGCTCAAAACAGAAACAATGAATCTGGACTTGGGAGAAACGGGTTATGTGTTGTATGGGCAAGATCTAGACGACTATGAGTCAGACGATCGTGGATAA
- a CDS encoding Lrp/AsnC family transcriptional regulator yields the protein MDRFDEKILQELVRFGRISNVELAERVGLSPSATLRRVQELERNGTIKGYRAVIDKHKLEIGFVAYVSIGLSDHSKNAQLAFEAHVQFAPEVTECHNITGDNEYLLRVETKDLLAYKRFHSEVLGECAQVNTITTMVVMDSPKDER from the coding sequence ATGGATCGATTTGACGAAAAAATATTACAAGAGTTGGTTCGCTTTGGACGAATCTCGAATGTTGAACTTGCTGAGCGGGTTGGGTTATCACCTTCGGCAACGTTAAGAAGAGTCCAGGAGCTGGAACGTAACGGAACGATTAAAGGCTACCGAGCGGTTATTGATAAACATAAGCTAGAGATCGGTTTCGTTGCTTATGTTTCTATTGGGTTGTCTGATCACAGTAAAAATGCTCAATTGGCATTTGAAGCGCATGTACAGTTTGCACCTGAGGTGACAGAGTGTCATAACATCACCGGTGATAATGAGTACTTACTTCGTGTTGAGACGAAAGACTTGCTGGCTTATAAGCGGTTTCATTCCGAAGTATTGGGTGAATGTGCTCAAGTCAATACGATTACCACCATGGTGGTGATGGACTCACCGAAAGATGAACGGTGA
- a CDS encoding HopJ type III effector protein: MTCNELLDVIRTAPEQVDFSGVMRVIEEHYDFIPTRFSNGEMINDADENQGSCKIFSFAKLHQLSPEETLACFGDFYRQDVLQHPENQDHQNIRNFMRTGWAGIQFEGHALAAKA; encoded by the coding sequence ATGACATGTAATGAATTACTTGATGTGATCCGTACTGCGCCAGAGCAAGTTGATTTTTCTGGCGTGATGCGTGTGATTGAGGAGCACTATGATTTTATACCGACTCGATTTAGCAATGGTGAGATGATCAACGACGCAGATGAAAACCAAGGCTCATGTAAAATCTTTTCCTTTGCGAAATTACATCAGTTGAGTCCTGAAGAAACGCTGGCTTGTTTTGGGGACTTTTATCGTCAGGATGTTCTACAACACCCTGAAAATCAGGATCATCAGAATATCCGTAACTTTATGCGCACCGGTTGGGCAGGGATTCAGTTTGAAGGGCATGCATTAGCGGCAAAAGCATAA
- a CDS encoding LysR family transcriptional regulator, protein MLSSELQHVDMKSLMGLLYLLEERNVSKAANRLFLSQSAMSRLLQRLRDAFDDPLFIRTSKGMVPTAKAAALEYPIRQMIEQMAGLNSIRTFSPDQSERSFRLQTTHYQAQAYVPYIASQFYQSAPHASLETSTITETSLIHSTEHHVDVVLASNYIQVPNSFERCLLGREKFGCIMSRNHPLASKTHITLDDYIAHNHILVSMGGTSRNFINDALKEQVKERRFSFRTPYFLAALATVGQTDLLLSSSRLLAERFQDQFGLTIRDLPFSFPDPKYYLCWPKALTDDPGSQWFRSLCRDVIQDTIPYPEKNISPE, encoded by the coding sequence ATGTTATCGTCAGAATTACAGCATGTAGATATGAAATCATTAATGGGATTACTCTATCTACTGGAAGAACGAAACGTCAGTAAAGCAGCCAATCGCCTGTTTTTAAGTCAGTCTGCCATGAGCCGCCTGTTACAACGTTTGCGTGACGCATTTGACGATCCGTTGTTCATCAGGACTTCAAAAGGCATGGTTCCGACAGCAAAAGCTGCAGCGCTAGAATACCCAATTCGCCAGATGATCGAGCAAATGGCAGGACTCAACTCCATCCGAACTTTTTCTCCGGACCAAAGTGAGCGCTCATTTCGCTTACAGACAACCCATTATCAGGCCCAAGCTTATGTACCTTATATTGCATCTCAGTTCTACCAAAGTGCTCCACATGCCTCGCTCGAAACCAGTACAATTACCGAAACCAGCCTGATCCACTCAACAGAACATCATGTTGATGTGGTGCTCGCTAGTAATTACATTCAGGTTCCTAACTCATTTGAACGATGCTTACTTGGGCGAGAGAAATTCGGCTGTATTATGTCAAGAAATCATCCGTTAGCGAGTAAAACTCACATTACGTTAGATGACTATATAGCGCATAACCATATTCTGGTCAGTATGGGCGGAACATCTAGAAACTTCATTAATGACGCGCTTAAAGAACAGGTCAAAGAGCGACGATTCTCTTTCCGAACCCCTTATTTTCTTGCAGCATTGGCAACCGTAGGACAGACCGATCTGCTACTCAGCTCTAGTCGTCTGCTGGCCGAACGATTCCAAGATCAATTTGGTCTGACGATTCGAGATCTTCCTTTTTCCTTTCCAGACCCCAAATATTATCTTTGCTGGCCGAAAGCACTGACAGATGACCCGGGTAGTCAGTGGTTTCGTTCACTGTGTCGAGACGTGATACAGGATACAATTCCCTATCCAGAGAAAAATATTAGCCCTGAATAG
- a CDS encoding tetratricopeptide repeat protein, with the protein MRASIRNRIMTACCLLIGSSSVWASGADPLVTIQKKWAECQYQSKDEDQQIYCLENLVKLSESSLQHAPDRNDLKIWLAISKSSLAGADGGLGGLSLAKQAKALLEDVVKTAPETLDGSAYVTLGTLYYKVPGWPVGFGDDDKAEEMLKKALKYNPNGMDPNYFYGDFLAEDGRKAKAIEYLKRAEVAPPRATRPLADQGRMAEVHQRLKELGAQ; encoded by the coding sequence ATGAGAGCGAGTATAAGAAACCGGATAATGACTGCATGCTGTCTTTTGATCGGGTCATCATCCGTATGGGCAAGTGGTGCTGACCCACTGGTCACGATTCAGAAAAAGTGGGCCGAATGTCAGTATCAATCGAAGGATGAGGATCAGCAAATTTATTGTCTGGAGAATCTGGTTAAATTGAGTGAAAGCTCGCTGCAACATGCCCCGGATCGGAATGATTTGAAAATCTGGCTGGCAATTAGTAAAAGTTCACTGGCGGGAGCAGACGGTGGACTGGGTGGGCTCTCTTTGGCAAAACAAGCCAAAGCCTTGCTGGAAGACGTGGTGAAAACAGCACCGGAGACGTTAGACGGATCAGCATATGTCACATTAGGGACACTGTACTATAAAGTACCGGGATGGCCCGTTGGGTTTGGTGATGATGATAAGGCTGAAGAGATGCTCAAAAAAGCTTTAAAATATAATCCCAATGGGATGGACCCCAATTATTTTTATGGTGATTTTCTGGCGGAAGATGGACGCAAAGCTAAAGCGATTGAATATCTGAAACGTGCGGAGGTGGCTCCGCCAAGAGCAACGAGACCGCTTGCTGATCAGGGACGAATGGCCGAAGTTCATCAACGTTTGAAAGAGTTAGGTGCTCAATGA
- a CDS encoding DMT family transporter, producing MNISRNFIYGLLLSCTTMIAWGMIAIALKLSNDFADPVTLTWLRFSVAGIIVWLWQKRNNRLVQYRQLKRPEWLRLGLAGVLLMINYTCYAWSLAYLTPGSSQLSMQMAPLFLAVGGAVFFKEYISWRQWGCFALLFAGLLIFFHPVLRSGRGTETVILLTGLSIIFVSALAWSLYALVQKSLFKHLDSSNILLGIYLMAMVVMLPLTSPADLLKMSLEEWLIALFCCLNTVVAYGAFAKSLTYWKTVQVSSVIAVTPVMAFLLTELCVAMGWWTDVIEPAQADWLSLCGMGLVVFAAISVQLVNVKRRERVTSEVTEPSTA from the coding sequence GTGAACATATCACGTAACTTTATATATGGGCTGTTATTGAGTTGTACAACCATGATTGCGTGGGGAATGATTGCGATAGCATTAAAATTATCGAATGATTTTGCAGATCCGGTAACACTCACATGGCTGCGTTTTTCAGTGGCTGGTATCATCGTTTGGTTATGGCAAAAACGGAATAATCGTTTAGTTCAATATCGGCAATTAAAACGTCCAGAATGGCTGCGTTTGGGGCTGGCCGGGGTGTTATTAATGATTAATTACACCTGTTATGCATGGAGTCTGGCTTATCTGACTCCGGGCTCATCTCAATTAAGTATGCAAATGGCACCGCTGTTTTTGGCGGTTGGAGGCGCGGTTTTCTTTAAAGAATACATTTCATGGCGGCAGTGGGGATGTTTCGCTTTGCTGTTTGCGGGGCTGTTGATCTTTTTCCATCCGGTTTTGCGAAGTGGTCGAGGGACTGAAACCGTCATTTTGCTGACTGGTTTGAGCATTATTTTCGTGTCTGCGCTGGCATGGAGCCTTTATGCGCTGGTTCAAAAATCTCTCTTTAAACACCTTGATTCATCCAATATATTGTTGGGAATTTATCTCATGGCTATGGTTGTCATGTTGCCTCTGACATCCCCAGCAGATTTGCTGAAAATGTCGTTGGAAGAGTGGTTGATTGCCCTGTTTTGTTGCCTGAATACGGTCGTAGCTTATGGGGCGTTTGCCAAGTCGCTGACATATTGGAAGACGGTACAAGTGAGTTCTGTGATTGCAGTGACTCCGGTCATGGCTTTTTTACTGACAGAGTTATGTGTTGCCATGGGATGGTGGACAGACGTGATAGAGCCAGCACAAGCTGACTGGTTGAGTTTATGTGGGATGGGGTTGGTCGTTTTTGCGGCGATTAGCGTTCAATTGGTGAATGTTAAACGTCGTGAACGGGTAACGAGTGAAGTGACAGAGCCATCGACGGCTTAA
- a CDS encoding cysteine-rich CWC family protein: protein MSAISKNESVEVSGKAIKSPCVGYCKNEDGLCSGCYRTMEEIRQWRHYTDQQREQIMQRLSGTATSHACPQCGEPTYCGVHAGESDCWCFHISTREKTGAAHCLCRRCLARQPLL, encoded by the coding sequence GTGTCTGCCATATCAAAAAATGAGTCAGTCGAAGTGTCAGGAAAAGCGATCAAATCTCCGTGCGTGGGATACTGTAAAAATGAAGATGGTCTTTGTTCGGGGTGCTACCGAACGATGGAAGAGATCCGGCAGTGGCGCCATTATACCGATCAACAAAGAGAACAAATTATGCAACGACTGAGCGGAACAGCAACCTCTCATGCTTGCCCGCAATGCGGAGAACCGACCTATTGTGGTGTCCATGCCGGTGAATCAGACTGTTGGTGTTTTCACATTTCAACCCGAGAGAAAACGGGGGCAGCCCACTGCTTGTGTCGTCGCTGCCTTGCCCGACAGCCGCTGCTATAA
- a CDS encoding response regulator: protein MRLLLVEDDVLLGQSMVTALNRQGYTVDWLERGSGVVTALKTEQFTAIILDLMLPDIGGFEVLKAVRRAGYSLPIMILTARDEIQDRVKGLDGGADDYLVKPFALEELLARLRVMIRRLSGATDSQVEIGDLVLSLDRQVVLYQGQALKLTNNEFKLLASLMNQAGRVMSKEQLQQSLHGWDEGSSDNAIEVHIHNLRKKVPGNVIKNIRGVGYIIEK from the coding sequence ATGAGACTATTGCTCGTCGAAGATGATGTGTTATTGGGACAGTCGATGGTGACGGCATTGAACCGTCAGGGTTACACGGTTGACTGGCTTGAACGAGGTTCCGGTGTTGTGACTGCTCTGAAAACAGAGCAGTTTACTGCGATTATTCTTGATCTCATGCTGCCTGATATCGGTGGATTCGAGGTTCTGAAAGCGGTGCGGCGTGCGGGATATTCGCTACCAATTATGATTTTAACCGCGCGTGATGAAATTCAAGATCGCGTGAAAGGATTAGATGGCGGGGCTGATGATTATCTGGTGAAGCCATTTGCATTAGAAGAATTACTGGCCCGGTTACGCGTGATGATTCGGCGACTCTCCGGCGCAACCGATAGTCAGGTGGAAATCGGTGATTTAGTGTTGTCTCTGGACAGACAAGTTGTGCTGTACCAAGGACAGGCACTGAAGTTGACCAACAATGAATTTAAGCTGTTGGCATCGCTGATGAATCAGGCCGGACGGGTGATGAGTAAAGAGCAACTTCAGCAGTCGTTACATGGTTGGGATGAAGGCAGCAGTGATAATGCGATTGAAGTGCATATCCATAATTTGCGGAAGAAAGTCCCGGGGAATGTGATAAAAAATATTCGTGGTGTAGGATATATCATTGAAAAATAG
- a CDS encoding TenA family transcriptional regulator — translation MSDFFNQLQQATQPAREAMLSAPIIAACHQGDINLAQYQAFLTQAYHHVKHTVPLLMACGARLGEEKEWLRTAIAEYIEEEIGHHEWILNDIRACGGSDDDVRHNQNDGAVCSAIELMVAYLYHQIDRGHPLALFGMVWVLEGTSVGIGGQVAQQVKQTLNLQDDALTYLTSHSELDQEHIQFFARLMDQITDPDEQQVIIRSANMVFQLYGQMLQTLTQ, via the coding sequence ATGAGTGATTTTTTTAATCAGCTACAACAAGCAACCCAGCCTGCCCGTGAGGCGATGTTATCTGCACCGATTATCGCTGCATGTCATCAGGGCGACATTAATTTGGCTCAGTATCAGGCATTTCTGACACAGGCATACCATCATGTGAAACATACAGTGCCATTGCTCATGGCATGTGGTGCTCGTCTCGGCGAAGAAAAAGAATGGTTGCGGACTGCGATTGCCGAATATATTGAAGAGGAAATCGGTCACCATGAGTGGATTTTAAATGATATTCGCGCTTGTGGTGGTTCTGACGATGATGTGCGTCATAATCAGAATGACGGTGCCGTTTGTTCAGCGATTGAATTGATGGTCGCTTATTTATATCACCAGATTGACCGAGGTCATCCGCTGGCTTTATTTGGTATGGTTTGGGTCTTGGAAGGGACAAGTGTTGGCATCGGTGGGCAGGTCGCTCAACAAGTTAAGCAGACCCTCAATTTACAGGACGATGCATTGACTTATCTGACTTCTCATAGTGAACTTGATCAAGAGCATATTCAGTTTTTTGCTCGCCTGATGGATCAGATCACCGATCCGGATGAGCAGCAAGTGATCATCCGTTCTGCCAATATGGTATTTCAGCTGTACGGACAAATGTTACAGACGCTAACCCAATAA
- a CDS encoding thermostable hemolysin — translation MQAALRNSSMKLEMISETHPMRHQVEQYIAERYSYAFDANIEQFMPLFLALLQGDEIQSICGYRAASEAPLFLEQYLDLSAEKAVSEAFAQPIERTTLIEFGQLASFSKGISPFHFYLIAQRLVEMGYQWCICTVTDPLYALMKRLGLNPIVIAQADAQRVSNAAQWGRYYQLRPRIVAGDLQQSLAHLKRYWLTKGICIE, via the coding sequence ATGCAAGCAGCTCTACGCAATTCTTCAATGAAATTAGAGATGATTAGTGAGACGCATCCAATGCGTCATCAGGTTGAACAGTATATAGCCGAAAGATATTCATATGCATTTGATGCCAATATTGAGCAATTCATGCCACTGTTTCTAGCGTTGTTACAGGGAGATGAGATTCAGTCAATTTGTGGTTATCGAGCTGCCTCTGAAGCTCCGTTATTTCTGGAGCAATATCTGGACTTGTCAGCTGAAAAAGCAGTTTCTGAGGCTTTTGCCCAGCCCATCGAGCGTACGACGCTGATTGAATTCGGACAACTGGCTTCGTTTTCCAAAGGGATATCACCATTTCATTTTTATCTGATTGCACAACGCTTGGTTGAGATGGGATATCAATGGTGTATTTGTACAGTCACTGATCCGCTGTATGCACTGATGAAGCGCTTAGGACTTAACCCTATCGTGATTGCTCAAGCGGATGCTCAAAGAGTTAGTAATGCTGCTCAGTGGGGACGTTACTATCAGCTTCGTCCCCGAATTGTCGCCGGTGATCTTCAACAAAGTCTGGCCCATTTGAAGCGTTATTGGTTGACCAAAGGTATTTGTATAGAGTGA
- a CDS encoding class I SAM-dependent DNA methyltransferase, with product MAKDWDELAMAWESDQVNRELTEKVFAELTKNIHLEGKHILDFGCGTGLLSELMSPQARSVVALDSSEAMIEELDKKELTNVEPVVDALTRGLVAQHPAFRKQFDLVVAVSVCEFLPHLAESLEIIYSLLNQGSTFIHWDWIIDDEDRTSGLGMVEMQDELIQAGFAQVNVAQVFKVKTAQGVMSVMMGVAVK from the coding sequence ATGGCGAAGGATTGGGATGAACTCGCTATGGCTTGGGAATCTGATCAGGTCAATAGAGAGCTGACAGAAAAAGTATTTGCTGAATTAACGAAGAATATTCATTTGGAAGGCAAACACATTCTGGATTTCGGATGTGGAACTGGCTTGTTAAGTGAGTTGATGTCGCCACAAGCTCGCTCGGTTGTTGCATTGGATTCATCAGAGGCCATGATTGAAGAGCTCGATAAAAAAGAACTGACAAATGTTGAGCCTGTTGTTGACGCTTTGACGAGAGGACTCGTTGCTCAGCATCCAGCTTTTCGTAAACAGTTTGATTTGGTGGTTGCCGTCTCTGTATGTGAATTTTTACCTCATTTGGCAGAATCTTTAGAGATTATTTATTCGCTGCTCAATCAAGGGAGTACATTTATTCACTGGGACTGGATCATCGATGATGAGGACCGAACATCTGGTTTAGGTATGGTTGAAATGCAGGATGAGTTGATTCAGGCGGGTTTTGCTCAGGTGAACGTCGCTCAGGTCTTCAAAGTTAAAACTGCGCAGGGAGTCATGTCTGTCATGATGGGGGTTGCGGTTAAATAA
- a CDS encoding alkaline phosphatase, which translates to MKNNHLLLASGLMASLVGCTSTGQTSQMNTPQKNDAWFVQAQQQIAKAKANKPIAKPAKNVILFIGDGMSVGTITAARIYEGQRRGMQGEEYQLAMEQLPYVALSKTYNTDAQTPDSAGTASAMVTGVKTKQGIISVDDNVQRGFCNTQIGHEAKTAWEMAAEKGLSVGVVSTARITHATPATTYAHSADRNWENDTKLPNIAKNQGCIDIAQQLINFNGGKGMDVVFGGGRREFLPATTVDPEGKKGKRKDGRNLISEWQVKHPDAKYVYDKTGFDALNGHTKQAFGLFESSHMKYEADRRDGEPSVAEMTAKAIDILSKNKEGYLLMVEAGRIDHAHHAGNAARALIDTVAYDDAIKAALDKTNPEDTLIIVTADHAHTLISNGYADRGNPILGLSKRNGQYNVDDYGKRYTTLSYGNGPGAVKGARSNPTEKEVLDLDYRQQALVGLSSETHSGEDVAIFARGPEAYLFQGAVEQNYIFHVMNEALSLTK; encoded by the coding sequence GTGAAAAATAACCATCTTTTATTAGCCAGTGGACTGATGGCGTCACTGGTCGGTTGTACTTCAACCGGTCAAACGTCTCAAATGAATACACCGCAAAAAAACGATGCTTGGTTTGTCCAGGCTCAGCAACAAATTGCTAAAGCAAAGGCGAATAAGCCCATCGCTAAACCGGCTAAAAATGTCATCTTATTTATTGGCGACGGCATGAGTGTCGGTACGATCACCGCAGCTCGAATTTATGAGGGACAACGTCGCGGTATGCAAGGCGAAGAGTATCAGCTCGCAATGGAACAGTTGCCTTACGTTGCCCTGTCTAAAACTTACAATACTGATGCCCAAACCCCTGATTCAGCAGGTACCGCAAGTGCAATGGTCACTGGGGTAAAAACCAAGCAAGGCATTATCAGCGTTGATGACAACGTTCAAAGAGGCTTTTGTAATACCCAAATCGGCCACGAAGCCAAAACGGCTTGGGAAATGGCAGCAGAAAAAGGACTGTCCGTTGGTGTGGTTTCAACGGCACGCATTACCCATGCAACACCTGCAACCACTTACGCTCATTCAGCTGATCGTAACTGGGAAAATGATACGAAACTCCCAAACATTGCTAAAAACCAAGGTTGTATTGATATCGCGCAACAGTTGATCAATTTCAATGGTGGTAAAGGTATGGATGTTGTTTTTGGTGGTGGACGTCGTGAGTTCTTACCAGCCACAACAGTTGATCCAGAAGGTAAGAAAGGTAAGCGCAAAGATGGCCGTAACCTGATTTCAGAATGGCAGGTAAAACACCCAGATGCCAAGTACGTTTATGACAAAACAGGGTTTGATGCGCTAAATGGTCATACCAAACAAGCCTTTGGCCTGTTTGAAAGCAGCCATATGAAGTATGAAGCTGACCGTAGAGACGGTGAACCATCCGTTGCAGAAATGACCGCGAAAGCGATTGATATTTTGTCCAAAAATAAAGAAGGCTATCTACTAATGGTTGAAGCCGGACGTATCGATCACGCCCATCACGCTGGCAATGCAGCCCGGGCCCTGATTGATACCGTTGCTTATGACGATGCAATCAAAGCGGCATTAGACAAAACCAACCCTGAAGATACACTCATCATTGTGACCGCAGACCATGCACACACTTTGATTTCAAATGGTTATGCCGATCGCGGCAACCCAATTCTCGGTCTGTCAAAGAGAAATGGTCAGTACAACGTCGATGATTATGGTAAACGTTACACAACACTGTCATACGGAAATGGACCAGGTGCTGTCAAAGGAGCTCGTTCTAACCCCACAGAAAAAGAAGTATTAGATCTAGACTATAGACAGCAAGCGCTGGTGGGACTGTCCTCTGAAACCCACTCAGGTGAAGATGTTGCTATTTTCGCCCGCGGTCCTGAAGCTTATCTTTTTCAGGGTGCTGTAGAACAAAACTATATCTTCCATGTGATGAATGAAGCTTTGAGTTTAACCAAGTAA